Proteins found in one Oribacterium sp. oral taxon 102 genomic segment:
- the rny gene encoding ribonuclease Y produces the protein MTSTIVAIFAAAAAAGFVCFFLGRSKEKADYAKKIGTAEEKSREIIDDAIRTAENKKREALLETKEEALRAKNDLDKEIKDRRREVNDLERRMLKRDEASEKKAQSLEKKESELLRREESLNGRETEIDRLHQQKVTELERVSGLTRDQAKTELLKSVEERIKHDTAMLIREYDNRAREESEKTAREYIVEAIQRCAADQVTESTVSVVQLPNDEMKGRIIGREGRNIRTLEQLTGVELIIDDTPEAVVLSGFDPIRREVARIALEKLIVDGRIHPARIEEVVEKSRREVEDAIKEEGESALLEVGVHGIHPELVTLLGRMKFRTSFGQNALQHSIEVAQITGLLAEELGLDIRMAKRAGLLHDIGKAIDHEMEGTHVQLGVDLCRKYHEPETVVNAVASHHGGTEPSTLIASLVAAADAISAARPGARRKSLETYANRLRELEDIANSYSGVEKSFAVQAGREVRIMVIPEQVSEDEMTIMAHDIAKQIQDQMQYPGVIKVNIIRESRAVDYAK, from the coding sequence GTGACCAGTACGATTGTTGCTATATTCGCAGCAGCAGCGGCGGCAGGATTCGTCTGCTTTTTTCTGGGACGGAGCAAGGAGAAGGCCGACTATGCGAAGAAGATCGGAACAGCCGAGGAGAAGTCCAGGGAGATCATAGACGATGCCATAAGGACGGCGGAGAACAAGAAAAGAGAGGCGCTTCTGGAAACTAAGGAGGAGGCGCTCCGGGCAAAGAATGATCTCGACAAGGAGATCAAGGACAGAAGAAGAGAGGTAAACGATTTAGAGCGCCGGATGCTGAAGCGGGATGAGGCATCAGAGAAGAAGGCGCAGAGTTTGGAAAAGAAGGAATCGGAGCTTTTACGGAGGGAGGAGAGCCTGAATGGCAGAGAGACAGAGATAGACCGTCTGCACCAGCAGAAGGTGACAGAGCTGGAGCGAGTTTCCGGGCTGACGCGCGATCAGGCGAAGACAGAGCTTTTGAAATCCGTGGAGGAGCGCATCAAGCACGACACCGCGATGCTGATCCGTGAGTATGATAACCGTGCCAGAGAAGAGTCGGAGAAGACGGCGAGGGAGTATATCGTGGAGGCGATCCAGCGCTGTGCGGCGGATCAGGTAACAGAGTCTACGGTTTCTGTGGTGCAGCTTCCGAACGATGAGATGAAGGGCAGGATCATCGGGCGGGAGGGAAGGAATATTCGCACGCTGGAGCAGCTCACCGGTGTGGAGCTGATCATAGACGACACGCCGGAGGCGGTCGTGCTCTCCGGCTTCGATCCGATCCGCCGCGAGGTGGCGCGCATCGCGCTGGAGAAGCTGATCGTGGACGGGCGTATTCACCCGGCGCGGATCGAGGAGGTCGTGGAGAAGAGCCGCAGAGAGGTTGAGGATGCGATCAAGGAGGAGGGAGAGTCTGCCCTGCTGGAGGTCGGTGTACACGGCATCCATCCGGAGCTGGTGACGCTGCTCGGACGTATGAAGTTCCGTACCTCCTTCGGACAGAATGCTCTGCAGCATTCTATCGAGGTGGCGCAGATCACGGGACTTCTCGCCGAGGAGCTCGGACTGGATATCCGGATGGCGAAGCGCGCGGGACTGCTCCATGATATCGGTAAGGCGATCGATCACGAGATGGAGGGAACCCATGTCCAGCTCGGCGTGGATCTCTGCCGGAAGTACCATGAGCCGGAGACGGTAGTTAATGCCGTGGCATCTCACCACGGCGGCACGGAGCCTTCGACGCTGATCGCGAGTCTCGTCGCGGCGGCGGATGCGATCTCTGCGGCACGGCCGGGTGCGCGGCGGAAGTCTCTCGAAACCTATGCGAACCGTCTTCGGGAGCTGGAGGATATCGCCAATTCCTATTCCGGCGTAGAGAAGTCCTTCGCGGTACAGGCGGGACGCGAGGTGCGCATCATGGTGATCCCGGAGCAGGTCAGCGAGGATGAAATGACGATCATGGCGCATGACATCGCGAAGCAGATTCAGGATCAGATGCAGTATCCGGGCGTGATTAAGGTCAATATCATCCGGGAGTCCAGAGCCGTGGACTACGCGAAATAA
- a CDS encoding MarR family winged helix-turn-helix transcriptional regulator, giving the protein MAENYDNLKLENQLCFPLYACAKEVTRRYKPFLSEFDLTYTQYIVMMVLWERREVNVKELGDCLYLDSGTLTPLLKRLEQKGLLSRERSREDERSLIVRITEAGDQLRERAARIPGEMRGCIQLAPEEMRVLYTLLYKVLNSIEESMEKE; this is encoded by the coding sequence ATGGCAGAGAATTATGACAATCTGAAATTGGAAAACCAGCTTTGCTTCCCGCTTTACGCCTGCGCGAAGGAGGTGACCCGGCGCTACAAGCCCTTCCTCAGCGAGTTCGACCTGACCTATACCCAGTATATCGTGATGATGGTGCTGTGGGAGCGGAGAGAGGTGAATGTGAAGGAGCTTGGAGATTGCCTGTATCTGGATTCCGGGACGCTGACGCCGCTTCTGAAGCGGCTGGAGCAGAAGGGGCTTCTGAGCAGGGAGCGTTCCCGGGAGGATGAGCGCTCCCTCATTGTCCGCATCACAGAGGCGGGAGATCAGCTGCGGGAGCGTGCCGCCAGGATCCCGGGGGAGATGCGCGGCTGCATACAGCTTGCGCCGGAGGAGATGCGCGTCCTCTATACGCTTTTGTATAAGGTGCTTAACAGTATCGAGGAATCGATGGAGAAGGAGTAA
- a CDS encoding NAD(P)/FAD-dependent oxidoreductase: protein MYDIIIVGAGTAGLSAAIYGVRAGKSVLVLEAASYGGQIVNTPDIENYPGIAHISGFDFATGLYNQAKDLGAEIRFEKVIGIEAEGAGKRVETGSGSYEARAVILATGAKNRPLGLPNEQELVGRGVSYCATCDGMFFRNRTVAVNGGGNTALEDAQFLANYCEKVYLIHRRDAFRADVKEVERLRVKDNVEFVLDSVITALESDASGLRAIRVKNQKSGGERELRVDGLFVAIGQSPDNAAFARLVKLDPKGYIEAGESCRTEAAGIFTAGDCRTKSVRQLATAAADGAVAALAAVNYIDAG, encoded by the coding sequence ATGTATGATATCATTATTGTAGGAGCGGGCACCGCAGGGCTTTCTGCGGCGATTTACGGTGTGCGTGCCGGCAAATCCGTGCTGGTGCTGGAGGCAGCGAGCTACGGCGGGCAGATCGTCAATACACCGGACATCGAAAACTACCCGGGCATTGCACACATCTCCGGCTTCGATTTCGCGACCGGACTCTACAATCAAGCAAAGGATCTCGGCGCGGAGATTCGTTTCGAGAAGGTCATCGGCATAGAGGCGGAGGGCGCAGGGAAACGTGTAGAGACCGGCAGCGGCAGTTATGAGGCGAGGGCAGTGATCCTCGCGACCGGCGCGAAGAATCGTCCGCTCGGGCTCCCGAACGAGCAGGAGCTCGTCGGAAGGGGAGTCTCCTACTGCGCGACCTGTGACGGAATGTTCTTCCGGAATCGCACTGTGGCAGTGAACGGCGGCGGCAATACGGCACTGGAGGATGCGCAGTTCCTCGCAAATTACTGTGAGAAGGTGTATCTGATCCACCGGCGTGACGCATTCCGCGCAGATGTGAAGGAGGTAGAGCGGCTCCGTGTGAAGGACAATGTTGAATTCGTGCTGGACAGCGTCATTACCGCGCTTGAGAGCGATGCCTCCGGGCTCCGTGCGATTCGTGTGAAGAATCAGAAGAGCGGCGGGGAACGGGAGCTCCGGGTAGACGGGCTCTTCGTAGCGATCGGGCAGTCTCCGGACAACGCGGCCTTCGCCCGGCTCGTAAAGCTGGATCCGAAGGGCTATATCGAGGCAGGAGAGAGCTGCCGGACCGAGGCGGCAGGAATCTTCACAGCGGGAGACTGCCGGACGAAGAGTGTGCGCCAGCTCGCGACAGCGGCGGCAGACGGCGCCGTGGCGGCATTGGCGGCAGTGAACTATATCGATGCGGGCTGA
- the trxA gene encoding thioredoxin, translating to MAATKLTAAEFDEKVLRSEVPVLVDFWADWCGPCKMLSPIIAEIAGEAKDFKVYAVNADEESELMSRFGIRAIPTLIVFKNGEIYKQNTGFIPKEQVLDLLK from the coding sequence ATGGCAGCTACAAAGCTTACAGCAGCAGAGTTTGACGAGAAGGTTCTGCGGTCGGAGGTTCCGGTGCTTGTGGATTTCTGGGCGGATTGGTGCGGACCGTGTAAGATGCTTTCTCCCATTATTGCGGAGATCGCCGGAGAGGCAAAGGACTTTAAGGTTTATGCGGTCAATGCGGACGAGGAGTCTGAGCTGATGAGCCGCTTCGGGATCCGCGCGATACCGACCCTGATCGTCTTCAAGAACGGCGAGATCTACAAGCAGAATACCGGATTCATTCCGAAGGAGCAGGTGCTGGATCTCCTGAAGTAA
- a CDS encoding regulatory protein RecX: protein MRDTSAFLEEYGGVGSYSLDPASLSAREQLRNRCRERCLYLITASEKTESRLREKLRRSGKYDAEIIDETMNFLKEYGYLDDRRYARQLIAYYEGTKSLREIEQKLCQRGVSRQDIREVIAEYRAEGDSEETELAALRHLIRKKCRRQEMPDEAARRKLFAALLRKGFSYELVERALRLELEQGQMPL from the coding sequence ATGAGAGATACGTCTGCATTTCTTGAGGAGTATGGCGGGGTCGGGAGTTATTCCCTTGACCCCGCTTCTCTTTCGGCGCGGGAGCAGCTTCGGAACCGCTGCAGGGAACGCTGCCTCTACCTGATTACCGCTTCGGAGAAGACGGAGAGCCGTCTCAGGGAGAAGCTTCGGCGTTCGGGAAAGTACGATGCGGAGATCATTGACGAGACGATGAATTTCCTGAAGGAGTACGGGTATTTGGATGACCGGCGTTATGCGAGACAGCTGATCGCGTATTATGAGGGGACGAAGTCCCTTCGGGAGATCGAGCAGAAGCTCTGTCAGCGAGGCGTTTCGCGGCAGGATATCCGGGAGGTGATCGCGGAGTATCGTGCCGAAGGAGACAGCGAAGAGACAGAGCTTGCCGCGCTCCGGCACCTGATCCGGAAGAAGTGCCGGAGACAGGAAATGCCGGACGAAGCGGCACGGCGGAAGCTTTTCGCTGCGCTGCTGCGCAAGGGCTTTTCCTATGAGCTCGTGGAACGGGCGCTGCGTCTCGAGCTGGAGCAGGGGCAGATGCCCTTATGA